In Armatimonadota bacterium, the genomic window TCGAGGCATCCCTCTGCTTCTTTCACTTGACCAAGAAGGCGGCAGGGTTACAAGAATAACCGGCGGCGCTGAATTTCCGGGCAACATGGCTCTTGGGGCATCTCGTTCTGCCCAAATGTCGTTTTTGACTGGCAGTGTCTTCGGAGCAGAGATAAAAGCCATTGGGGCGAATATGGATCTAGCGCCAGTTTTGGATGTGAACAATAACCCGCTGAATCCTGTAATTGGGGTTCGCTCATTTGGCGAACAGGCGCAATTGGTTTCGGACCTCGGAATAGCTTATATGGAAGGATTACATAGCCAGGGAGTGCTTGCGACAGGAAAGCATTTTCCAGGGCATGGCGACACCGCCGTTGATTCGCATACCGGCCTGCCGATTGTAACTTATGATTTCGAGACTCTGGACACCATACATGGAAAACCTTTTAGAGATTTGGTAAACAGGGGCCTTGATGCCATAATGACTGCACATATAGTTGTTACTTGCTTAGACCCTAATCATCCTGCTACCTTGTCGCCTCAAGTGATTGAAGGTTACCTCCGCACTAACATTGGGTTTGATGGTGTGGTTATGACTGACTCAATGGGTATGGCAGGAATTACCTCTAATTATACGGTCGAGCAAGCAGCGGTAATGGCAGTTCAAGCAGGCGTGGATATGCTGTCTCTTCCACCAGATCTAGATGCGGCTTTCAACGCCATCAAATCAGCAGTGCTAAATGGACAGATTTCATTATCTCGGATTGACCAAGCGGTTACCAGGATTCTTCGTTTGAAGTATCGGTCCGGCGTTTTCGACAATCCTTATGTTGACGCAAGCATGGCTGATGATATTGTGGGCAATCCCGACCACAGAAATGCTGAATTAATTGCGGCAAGAGCGGGAGTCACTTTAGTTCAGAATTTAGATGGCTATCTCCCTTTGAATCTTTCACCCTCCCAGAAAATACTTCTTGTAACTGTGCAGTCGTCAGAGACAACGACCGATGCCGCCACTCGATTCGCTGCGATAATGAGTCAAAAACATTCAAATATCCAATCAATTCCGATATCAGCGAATCCAACTTCATCGGAGCGGAACAATGTTAAGAATGCTGCAGTGTCCGCAAATGTGGTAATAGTCGGTACCTCAAGGGCTCAGCTTTCTTCCAATTCAGGCCAGGCGACGCTGGTAAACCAACTTGTATCAATGGGAAAACCAGTTGTCGTGGTGGGGCTTCGAGAACCTTATGAGTTGGCAAGTTTCCCCGGTGTGAAAGCTTATGTTGCAGCATATAACTACAGAAATTGCGGTTTCCAGGCGGCTGCTGATGTGATCTTCGGCGATGTCAATCCAAGTGGTGTGCTTCCTGTTACCATTCCAGGTTTATATCCTTTTGGCCATGGATTAAGCTACTAGGTCGCAAGAAATAGTAAATCAACAATCCTTGACGATTTTAACTAGTCTATGGTAAATAAAAACTAAGGATGCGAAAGGAATTTGAAAAGTATGTAATATGGGCTTGGCGATGGACGCATGCAGCTTGTCCATTTGCCAAGCTGGACTGAAGAAATGCAGTCTAAGTTTACGGCCGTGGGCAAGCTGCTTGGGCTCGCTCACGGCTGTTTTGCAATGTAAAAAAGGGCCGGAAGCGAGATAAGAAGCTTTCCGGCCTTTTTGAGTGTGGCGAAATAACTTGCGGAGTCTCGAATTCTGGAGGTTTTTATGAAAGGAAGAATACTTACAGGCGACCGACCCACAGGACCATTACACCTTGGACATTACGTGGGTTCGCTAGCCAATCGAGTCAAGCTTCAAGATGAGTATGAAACATTTATTATTATCGCTGATGTGCAAGCGCTGACCACGAACTTTGAGCATCCAGAGAAACTTCCGGCCGATGTGCGCCAAGTTACTCAGGATTACCTGGCGGCTGGCATTGATCCAGAGAAAACAACAATTTTTGTTCAGTCACTGGTGCCGGAGATTGCAGAGCTTACTATATTCTACTCAATGTTTGTTACTGTAAATGTTCTTCGACATAATCCAACTATCAAGACAGAAGCAAAGCAATACGGCTATAAGGATATGACCTATGGCTTCTTAGGCTATCCGGTGAGTCAGGCGGCGGATATCACATTCTGCAAGGCAAATCTTGTTCCAGTGGGCGCAGACCAAGTTCCTCATATCGAATTTGCACGCAAAATAGTTCGTAGGTTTAATGAGCTTTACAAACCAGTGCTTGTCGAGCCTGAGGCGCTTGTAGGTGAGGTTGGACGGCTTGTTGGGCTTGATGGCAATGCGAAGATGAGTAAGAGCTTGGGGAATTGTATTTATCTTTCGGATAGCCCAGAGGAAGTAGAGAAAAAGGTCAACATGGCGGTCACAGACCCTGCTAGAATGCGCAGAAGCGACCCTGGACATCCAAACGTATGCACAGTATTTGCATATCACAAAGTCTTCAACCCTGGATTTATAAAGGAGCTCAAGAAAGAGTGCGAAACAGCAGGGATTGGTTGTGTGGAGTGCAAAAAGCGCCTTGCAAAAGCAATAAATGCACTTCTCGACCCAATGCGCGAGCGCCGAGCAAAGTATGAAGCAAATCCAAAGCTAATTGACGATATCCTAATTACTGGAACCAAGCGTGCCCGTGAGGAAGGTGCCAAAACTATGGCTGAAGTTCGTGAAGCAATGTGCTTGGATTACTTTGAGATTAAGTAATGCTTTTGTAGCTGTCTATGAAGTACCAGAAATTCAGGGCTTTCTAGTCCAAAGTTTTCAAACTGGGTTTTTGGTTCAATTTCTTGTGAAATAATAAAATTGCAAAAACATTTTCAGTTGCGGTGAGGAAGGCATTCCAATGGTTGGTCCTACTCTTGTCGGGAAGAAAGCCAAACTTCGGCCACTCCGCGATGATGATTTGGAAAGGCGCGTCAAGTGGCTAAACGACCCCGAAACATATAAATTGCTAATGGGGTGCGAACCTAGCCGACAGTTATATCTTGCAGATGCCCAGCGGTGGCGCAGCATCCTTGAATCAGACCCTTCTGCGCTTGTGTTTGCCATTGATACTATTTATGGCAGGCATATTGGTGATGTAGATCTCCACAATATTGACAAATCAAAGAAGTCTGCAAAGCTTACAATCCTCATCGGCGACAAGTCGTATTGGAATCGTGGTTATGGCAGCGATGTTATAAAGACGCTTTTAAATTATGCATTTTCCGAGCTTGGTCTTGAAAGTGTGGCACTTCGGGTATTTGCGTTTAATAAGCGTGCCATGCGATGTTATGAGAAATGCGGATTTCGACAGGTTGAAAGTAAGCCCATTGATTCGAATACCGAAGAGATAAGCATGGTAGCTACTAAGGAAAGCTTTGCTTCGGCAATGTTGCAAAATCAGCAACTTAAAGCTGCATAACTTTTAGACTCACAAAGTTCCCCAATACTATCTAGGTTTTTGGTATAATGATTGCAATCTTTTTAGTATGAGTACCCGCGGGATGCAGAGCCTTTTTGAGCTTGACAGGCTAAGAATCTCCTATAATTCAGTTCCGGTTCTAGATGACATTTCCTTTAAAGTAAACAAAGGGGAATTCCTGGGAATCATAGGGCCAAACGGCTCTGGAAAGTCTACTCTTCTTCGAGCGATGACCGGGATTCTTCCGCCGGCCGCTGGGTCAGTTAAGTTCGAAGGCAAAGAGGTATCACAGATTCCAAGCCGTTCTTTAGCTTTGCGTATTGCTGTTGTTCCCCAAGAAATTTTGGTAACCTTTGACTTTACAGTGCTTGAAATTGTTCTTATGGGCCGTGCCCCGTATCTCGGAAGGCTTGAATTCGAAGACCGCGACGATCTTGAAATTGCAAGAGAGGCGCTAAAACGCACGAATCTACTCCGTCTAGCCAATCGCAGAATAGAAGAGTTAAGCGGCGGCGAACGACAAAGAGTTATGATAGCCCGAGCGCTTGCTCAAAACACCGATATTCTATTTCTTGACGAACCAACCGCTCATCTCGATATTAACTACCAAGTTGAGATACTTCATCTGCTCAAACGTGAGAATGTCGAGTATGGAAAGACAATTATTGTTGTTTTGCATGATCTCAACTTAGCTGCGGAGTTTTGCAATCGGTTGCTGATGTTGAGTGCTGGAAAGCTGTATGTTGACGGCACGCCCGAGGAGGTTATTACGGCATCGAACGTTCAGAAGGTATATGGGACCCCTGTTTGGGTGCGCAGGCATCCAACGTCAGGGCGTCCATATGTGCTTTCGATTAGCAGCAGAGGGATCGCATCTAAACTTGCTGCCGAAGCAGTTGGATTACAAGGGTACAAAGTTCATGTAATTTGCGGTGGTGGTAGCGGCGCCACGATATTCGCTAATCTTCTTGAGATGGGTTGTGAGGTTACAGCTGGGGTTGTCAACATTGGCGATACCGATCAAGAGGCAGCAGAAACGTTGGGAATCGAATATGTCGAGGAGTCGCCTTTCTCACCGATTTCGGAGAAAGCGAAAAGTGCGAATATTGACTTCATTTTGCGTTCCGACGCAGTGGTTGTTGCGGAAGCTCCATTTGGCACTGGAAATTTGGCAAACTTACAGTGTGCATTGCAAGCTCTTGAGGCTGGGAAACCTGTTGCGGTGATTGGGCGATTAGAAGGCTTTTCTGAACGTGATTTCTCTAATGGCAGAGCGGCGGAGATGTTTGGAAAACTTATCGAGAACGGAGCTTCGGTTCTAAATTCAGCTGATGAGCTTGCCGCTTGGATTGCTAAAACAAGGAACTGTGTAGTATAATATGCTGTCGCATCCGGTGTAACTTGGATGGATGGGGCTCAAGCTAGCAAGGAAAATGGCACGAACGGTGGTTTTGCTGTGTGTTCGTGCCATTAGTGTTAAGCTTTTCGCCTTTGGATTCATGCGCTTCGCGTTTGCGGCCAAAGCATATTGCAAATCGGTTAGACGGCTCTCTGCACTTTGCCAGCTTTTAGGCATTTTGTGCAAACTCGGATGGTCTTCGGCGCACCGTTGACCATAACTTTTGCAGATTGCAGATTTGGGAGCCATCTGCGCTTTGTCTTCGGAGCGCGAAGAGCCCACGATCCAGAGTGTTTATGGCGGATATTTTGTCCGAACTGCGGACCTTTTCCGCAGATTTCGCAAACTTTCGACATGGGTGTGAAACCTCCTAGTACTTTGCCGGAAAACACTCTGACATAATAACACAACCAAGTAAGGTTTGGCAAGACCCATTGTATCATGCGTGACGCGCCAATTTTAAGCATTATTCGAAGGATTAAGCCGCTTTCTCCGGGCGACACAATCGGCCGGGCAGCCGAACTTTTGCGCACCTCAGGGCTTTCTATGTTGCCGGTTGTTAGCAATGGTCTAATAGTGGGAGTGTTGTCGATTTCTAAGCTGTTAGAGGTCCTTAGCGAGGGTAATGCAAAGGAAACTGCTGAGCATCCGGTCTCAAGAATAATGTCTCAGAAGGTCATATGCGCGAACAGATACATGAGCATTGGTCAAGCTTCTGAGGTGATGAGGGAACACGGCGTGGACGCACTTCCCATTTTGGATGAGCATGGCATATATCTTGGTGTAATCACCGCATCAGATGTGGCAAGTGCGCTTTCGCTTTCAATCCGACCACCAACGGTGGCGGGAATGGCTACACCTTTGGGCGTGTATCTAACGACTGGCCATGTTAGAGCTGGAGCGGGGGACATTGGACTCTTCTTGTCAGGAGTCTCGCTTATGCTTCTAAATTATTTAGCCATTGGGATAGTATCCGTTTTAGCATGGCTATTGGAAAAAACCTCAGGGTTGCCGTTTTGGTCAGTACTTGTCTCACCAGTACCTCAGACGACGCCTTTAATGGCAATGCTAAAAAGCATAGTAATAGGGTCTTTTGCGCCCGTGTTTCTAATATTACTAAGGCTGGCTCCGCTGTCTGGTTATCACGCTGCCGAGCATCAGGTTGTTCATGCCATCGAAAATGGGGAAGCTTTGACCCCTGAACATGTGCAGGCACAGCCGAGGGTGCATCCTAGGTGTGGAACGAACATAGTAGCTGCGGCCACCTTGTTCTTGATACTTGGGAAGCTATTTTCCATAGAGGTAGCAACTATTATTGCAGTTTTAATATTGGTGACATCGTGGAAGGTGATAGGTAGTTATTTTCAATATTACGTGACCACAAAACCGCCAACCGAAAAGCAACTAGCAAGCGGGATTCGAGCAGGGAAAGAATTGTTGGAACGATATCGCAGCAATCCGGGCTATTATGTGACGGGATGGAGAAGGATTTGGAATACTGGTATGCCCCAGGTAATGCTCGGCGTTGCAGCGGTAACAACATTAGACCCATTGCTGCACGAGATTCTCCCAGGGGTATTTTAATTTGAACGGAGGATTCCTGATGGTTAAAAAAGGCAAAATAACGAAGGATATGACAATAGCTGAGGTGCTTGAGATATGTCCGCGGGCAGTGGAAATATTAAATGCGCATGGCATGGGCTGTTTTGCGTGTATGGCAGCCGAAGCTGAAACTATCGAGCAAGGTGCGCTTATGCACAATATGGATGTGCAGGAAATTCTCGACAAACTGAATGCATGCTTGTGTGAATAATGACTATAATGTCACAAAATACTTAGATTATCGAAGTGGAATGGAGCAATGGTAAAGAATAAACTTGCGCAAGCTATAGAAAAAGCACTTCAAGAAGCAAAAAAGGCAGGCGAGCTAGCGTTTGAAAAACTCCCTGACATAACTTTAGAACCTCCTAAAAACAAAGCATTCGGTGATTTCACGACAAATATTGCAATGGTTTTGGCGAGCGAGGTAGGCCTTAGCCCACGTGAGGTAGCAGCACGCATTGTTGGGCGTATTGGCGACCTCAATGGTTTGATTGAGAAGGTTGAGGTTGCAGGGGCAGGTTATATCAATTTCTATCTAAGTCCGGTATGGCTTTACGATGTCCTGCGCCGAGTTAGTGCTGAGGGCGATTCATATGGCAGAGCCAACATCGGGCAGGGAGAGAAAGTACAAGTAGAGTATGTGAGTGCAAATCCGAATGGGCCTATCACGGTGGCACATGCAAGGGGCGGGACAATCGGTGATGTAATTGCAAATTTGCTAGAGGCTCTTGGTTACGATGTAACCCGCGAGTCGTATATTAATGATGCGCCAACCAGTACGCAGATGCAAAATTTCGGTAAGTCGGTACATGCTAGATATATGCAAGTGTTAGGGTATGATTGGCCAATGCCGGAAGACGGATATCATGGGGAATATGTTATAGATATTGCCAAAGATATAGTTAAAAAACACGGTGACAAGTTTCTCTCTTTGCCCGAAGATGAAAGAATCAAAGTTCTTACCGACTTGGCTGAGCAGGAAATGCTCAGCATCCAAAAGGCGGATTTAGAGAGATTTGGCATAAAGTTCGATGTCTGGTTCTCTGAGCGTACACTTCATGAGAGTAGCAAAGTCATGAGAGCAGTTGAGAAGCTTCTCGAAAAAGGTTATGCCTACAAAAAAGCTGGTGCAATCTGGTTGAAGTCAACTGCCTTCGGTGACGATAAGGACCGAACGTTAGTCCGAAGTAATGGCCAGCCTACATATATTGCTTCAGATGCAGCTTACCATGCGGATAAATTTGAGCGAGGGTTCCAACACATCATTGACGTGTGGGGTCCAGACCATCACGGCTATGTAACACGAACAAAAGCGGCAATTGCGGCTTTGGGATACGATCCGGATAAAGTTGAGATTATCATCTACCAGGCGGTACGCCTCTTTTCAGGAGGCGAAATGGTTATGATGTCAAAACGGGCGGGTGACGTTGTGCTCCTTTCAGAGCTTCTTGATGACGTTGGGAAAGACGCAAG contains:
- a CDS encoding glycoside hydrolase family 3 protein — translated: MKSYQALSLLYCIIALFILHSICLAEITLLEAKSSLPDGSKVSFSNIAVTASFPGCIYAEAIDRSQGIRINTDKIFSENELIDVSGTIETDPLTGERYIFAYPEYPQRSGGAYVVKPVGMNARAVTGGDCGLQQGIAGDANLNNIGLLVTIWGTVTAYDYNNPARWFKISDSPGTEVKIIASDGVNVDKDWKFVRVTGVVTAEKEDGMMIRAVKVRRQSDIVCHETRSAARLALMTLDEKIGQLFQIRIDGPTLDESERQIIQSKHIGGVVYFQYNGNLNDPVQAATLSNDLQECAIGPDGRGIPLLLSLDQEGGRVTRITGGAEFPGNMALGASRSAQMSFLTGSVFGAEIKAIGANMDLAPVLDVNNNPLNPVIGVRSFGEQAQLVSDLGIAYMEGLHSQGVLATGKHFPGHGDTAVDSHTGLPIVTYDFETLDTIHGKPFRDLVNRGLDAIMTAHIVVTCLDPNHPATLSPQVIEGYLRTNIGFDGVVMTDSMGMAGITSNYTVEQAAVMAVQAGVDMLSLPPDLDAAFNAIKSAVLNGQISLSRIDQAVTRILRLKYRSGVFDNPYVDASMADDIVGNPDHRNAELIAARAGVTLVQNLDGYLPLNLSPSQKILLVTVQSSETTTDAATRFAAIMSQKHSNIQSIPISANPTSSERNNVKNAAVSANVVIVGTSRAQLSSNSGQATLVNQLVSMGKPVVVVGLREPYELASFPGVKAYVAAYNYRNCGFQAAADVIFGDVNPSGVLPVTIPGLYPFGHGLSY
- the trpS gene encoding tryptophan--tRNA ligase, which translates into the protein MKGRILTGDRPTGPLHLGHYVGSLANRVKLQDEYETFIIIADVQALTTNFEHPEKLPADVRQVTQDYLAAGIDPEKTTIFVQSLVPEIAELTIFYSMFVTVNVLRHNPTIKTEAKQYGYKDMTYGFLGYPVSQAADITFCKANLVPVGADQVPHIEFARKIVRRFNELYKPVLVEPEALVGEVGRLVGLDGNAKMSKSLGNCIYLSDSPEEVEKKVNMAVTDPARMRRSDPGHPNVCTVFAYHKVFNPGFIKELKKECETAGIGCVECKKRLAKAINALLDPMRERRAKYEANPKLIDDILITGTKRAREEGAKTMAEVREAMCLDYFEIK
- a CDS encoding GNAT family protein, encoding MVGPTLVGKKAKLRPLRDDDLERRVKWLNDPETYKLLMGCEPSRQLYLADAQRWRSILESDPSALVFAIDTIYGRHIGDVDLHNIDKSKKSAKLTILIGDKSYWNRGYGSDVIKTLLNYAFSELGLESVALRVFAFNKRAMRCYEKCGFRQVESKPIDSNTEEISMVATKESFASAMLQNQQLKAA
- a CDS encoding heme ABC transporter ATP-binding protein; its protein translation is MQSLFELDRLRISYNSVPVLDDISFKVNKGEFLGIIGPNGSGKSTLLRAMTGILPPAAGSVKFEGKEVSQIPSRSLALRIAVVPQEILVTFDFTVLEIVLMGRAPYLGRLEFEDRDDLEIAREALKRTNLLRLANRRIEELSGGERQRVMIARALAQNTDILFLDEPTAHLDINYQVEILHLLKRENVEYGKTIIVVLHDLNLAAEFCNRLLMLSAGKLYVDGTPEEVITASNVQKVYGTPVWVRRHPTSGRPYVLSISSRGIASKLAAEAVGLQGYKVHVICGGGSGATIFANLLEMGCEVTAGVVNIGDTDQEAAETLGIEYVEESPFSPISEKAKSANIDFILRSDAVVVAEAPFGTGNLANLQCALQALEAGKPVAVIGRLEGFSERDFSNGRAAEMFGKLIENGASVLNSADELAAWIAKTRNCVV
- the rpmB gene encoding 50S ribosomal protein L28, with the protein product MSKVCEICGKGPQFGQNIRHKHSGSWALRAPKTKRRWLPNLQSAKVMVNGAPKTIRVCTKCLKAGKVQRAV
- a CDS encoding DUF1385 domain-containing protein; this translates as MRDAPILSIIRRIKPLSPGDTIGRAAELLRTSGLSMLPVVSNGLIVGVLSISKLLEVLSEGNAKETAEHPVSRIMSQKVICANRYMSIGQASEVMREHGVDALPILDEHGIYLGVITASDVASALSLSIRPPTVAGMATPLGVYLTTGHVRAGAGDIGLFLSGVSLMLLNYLAIGIVSVLAWLLEKTSGLPFWSVLVSPVPQTTPLMAMLKSIVIGSFAPVFLILLRLAPLSGYHAAEHQVVHAIENGEALTPEHVQAQPRVHPRCGTNIVAAATLFLILGKLFSIEVATIIAVLILVTSWKVIGSYFQYYVTTKPPTEKQLASGIRAGKELLERYRSNPGYYVTGWRRIWNTGMPQVMLGVAAVTTLDPLLHEILPGVF
- a CDS encoding DUF1858 domain-containing protein, with product MVKKGKITKDMTIAEVLEICPRAVEILNAHGMGCFACMAAEAETIEQGALMHNMDVQEILDKLNACLCE
- the argS gene encoding arginine--tRNA ligase is translated as MVKNKLAQAIEKALQEAKKAGELAFEKLPDITLEPPKNKAFGDFTTNIAMVLASEVGLSPREVAARIVGRIGDLNGLIEKVEVAGAGYINFYLSPVWLYDVLRRVSAEGDSYGRANIGQGEKVQVEYVSANPNGPITVAHARGGTIGDVIANLLEALGYDVTRESYINDAPTSTQMQNFGKSVHARYMQVLGYDWPMPEDGYHGEYVIDIAKDIVKKHGDKFLSLPEDERIKVLTDLAEQEMLSIQKADLERFGIKFDVWFSERTLHESSKVMRAVEKLLEKGYAYKKAGAIWLKSTAFGDDKDRTLVRSNGQPTYIASDAAYHADKFERGFQHIIDVWGPDHHGYVTRTKAAIAALGYDPDKVEIIIYQAVRLFSGGEMVMMSKRAGDVVLLSELLDDVGKDASRFFFLMRSADSTLDFDLKLAKEQSAENPVYYVQYAHARIMSILRLAKENNIEVPAADKADLSLLTHESEVDLMKKLAEFPDLVLQAGQLREPHRLTRYAQDLAAIFHSFYTDCRVVSDDNALTAARLVLVDATRVVLANVLGLMGVSAPERM